The stretch of DNA GCGGGGCGTTCACAGCTCGCGCCAACGGGTGGTGACGGGCAGGCGGCGGTCGCGGCCGAAAGCCAGCGCGGTCACCTTGGGACCGAGCGGGTACTGCCGGCGCTTCCACTCGGCTCTGTCGGTCAGCTGCAGCACCTTGTCCACCACCTCCGGTGCGAAACCACGAGCGAGGAGCTCGGCCCGCCCCTCGGCGTTCTCGACGTAGGCGTCGAGCACCGTGTCCAGCAGGTCGTACGGGGGCAGCGAGTCCTGGTCGACCTGTCCCGGGCGCAGCTCCGCCGACGGCGGCTTGGTGATCGACGACTCGGGGATCGGCGGCACCTCGTCGGGCCGGAACACGCCGTCGAGCGCGGCGTGGTTGCGCCAGCGGGCGAGGGCCCAGACGCGCGACTTGTCCACGTCCTTCAGCGGGGCGAAACCGCCGACCGCATCGCCGTAGATCGTCGAGTAGCCGACGGCCAGCTCGGTCTTGTTGCCCGTGGCGAGCACCAGGTGGCCCTCGGCGTTGGAGAGGGCCATCAGCGTGACGCCGCGGACCCGGGCCTGCAGGTTCTCCTCGGCGAGCCCCTCGAGGTGCAGCTGCCCCTGGAAGGCATCCACCATCGGCGCGATCGGCTGCACCCGGTAGTCGGCACCGATCCGCTGCGCGAGGTCCGCGGCGTCGTCCTTGGAGTGCCCGCTGGAGTACACCGAGGGCATCGAGACGCCGACGACGTGCTCCCCGCCGATCGCGTCGGCCGCGATGGCGGCGCACAGCGCCGAGTCGATGCCACCGGACATCCCGAGCACCACGGAGCGGAAGCCGTTCTTGCGGACGTAGTCCGCCAGCCCCAGCACGAGCGCCCGGTACACCTCCTCGTCCGCGGTCAGGGGGACCGCGGATGGGCCCGGCACCTCGGGCTCGTCGTCCTCCGCCAGATCCCAGAGGAGCAGGTGCTCCACGAACTGCGGTGCGTAGGCCAGCACCTGCCCGTCGCGCCCGACCACGAACGAGCCGCCGTCGAACACCAGGTCGTCCTGGCCGGCGACGAGGTTGACGTAGGCGACCGGCGCCCCGACCTCGTGCGCGCGACGGGCAGCCAGCGCCGTGCGGACGTGCCCCTTGCCCTCCTCGTAC from Cellulomonas sp. NTE-D12 encodes:
- a CDS encoding NAD+ synthase; protein product: MARPRIALAQIDTCVGDVDGNVEAVLAWSRRAAEAGAHLVVFPEMTLTGYPIEDLALRASFRRGAQAGLERLASRLVEEGLGELTVVVGTVGERRLGPRNDAQADAAARAAVRATNRAVVLRGGAVVARYDKHHLPDYGVFDESRIFTPGHEVCVLDVLDRRVAVVICEDIWQDGGPVTALADEDLSLLLVLNASPYEEGKGHVRTALAARRAHEVGAPVAYVNLVAGQDDLVFDGGSFVVGRDGQVLAYAPQFVEHLLLWDLAEDDEPEVPGPSAVPLTADEEVYRALVLGLADYVRKNGFRSVVLGMSGGIDSALCAAIAADAIGGEHVVGVSMPSVYSSGHSKDDAADLAQRIGADYRVQPIAPMVDAFQGQLHLEGLAEENLQARVRGVTLMALSNAEGHLVLATGNKTELAVGYSTIYGDAVGGFAPLKDVDKSRVWALARWRNHAALDGVFRPDEVPPIPESSITKPPSAELRPGQVDQDSLPPYDLLDTVLDAYVENAEGRAELLARGFAPEVVDKVLQLTDRAEWKRRQYPLGPKVTALAFGRDRRLPVTTRWREL